A genomic region of Alicyclobacillus sp. SO9 contains the following coding sequences:
- a CDS encoding ArsA family ATPase, which produces MTRYVFFSGKGGVGKTSLSSAMAVMLAANGAKTLLVTTDPASNLGDVFGQEVGLEAREVRGVPNLFIQEINPDAALQSYKDRALGPLREVFPEEFVRTAEEKMSGPCTEEIATFDQFIACMHQPDYEWVVFDTAPTGHTLRLLELPSSWSLHIEESAQGSGQTCIGSVDALAASKEQYDNAVRALQDPNMTTFVFVTQPAKLPMDEMLRSVIELQKLEISNQVAIVNGVIPEDERDHPYSRRRWQKQEPHIQELQSRFDGPIGYMPLYPDEVKGMAMLEQVGRDLQYAVHL; this is translated from the coding sequence ATGACCAGATATGTGTTTTTCTCCGGAAAAGGCGGTGTCGGGAAGACATCCCTTTCTTCTGCGATGGCCGTCATGCTGGCAGCAAACGGCGCTAAAACCTTGTTGGTTACCACGGATCCGGCATCGAATTTGGGGGATGTTTTCGGACAGGAAGTGGGTCTTGAGGCCCGGGAAGTACGCGGGGTTCCAAACCTGTTTATTCAGGAAATCAATCCAGATGCAGCACTGCAGTCATATAAGGACCGTGCCCTAGGTCCTCTGCGTGAAGTATTCCCGGAAGAATTCGTACGAACGGCCGAAGAAAAAATGAGTGGACCCTGCACTGAGGAAATTGCAACCTTTGATCAGTTCATAGCGTGTATGCATCAACCAGACTATGAATGGGTGGTGTTCGATACGGCACCCACGGGACACACCCTTCGATTGCTGGAATTGCCCAGTAGTTGGAGTCTGCATATTGAGGAAAGTGCGCAGGGGAGCGGTCAAACCTGTATTGGCAGTGTAGATGCACTTGCGGCTTCCAAAGAACAATACGACAATGCGGTGCGAGCACTGCAAGACCCGAACATGACAACCTTTGTGTTTGTCACACAACCTGCCAAATTACCGATGGATGAAATGCTTCGTTCGGTCATCGAACTACAGAAACTTGAGATCTCAAATCAAGTCGCAATTGTGAATGGAGTTATTCCGGAAGACGAGCGCGATCATCCATATTCTCGTCGAAGGTGGCAGAAGCAAGAACCGCACATTCAAGAGCTACAGTCTCGTTTCGACGGTCCAATTGGCTACATGCCTCTGTACCCGGATGAGGTCAAGGGTATGGCCATGTTGGAGCAGGTGGGGAGGGATTTACAATATGCCGTTCACCTATGA
- the arsD gene encoding arsenite efflux transporter metallochaperone ArsD, whose amino-acid sequence MRIDFFDPEMCCSTGVCGTSPDRELIRVGELVEKLKGQGHTVERHMMSSDTSAFTSNRHVYETMLKEGMSVLPIVTVDGGILTKGRYPNMDELLATKES is encoded by the coding sequence ATGAGAATAGATTTTTTTGATCCGGAAATGTGCTGTTCCACTGGGGTTTGTGGTACCTCTCCAGACAGGGAACTCATTCGCGTTGGAGAACTGGTGGAGAAGTTGAAGGGGCAAGGACATACAGTCGAAAGGCACATGATGAGCAGTGACACGTCCGCTTTCACTTCAAACCGTCATGTATATGAAACGATGCTGAAGGAAGGCATGAGTGTTTTACCGATTGTCACCGTGGACGGGGGGATCCTGACCAAAGGACGCTACCCCAACATGGATGAATTGTTAGCAACGAAGGAGTCCTAA
- a CDS encoding methyl-accepting chemotaxis protein, with protein sequence MVRIRKILGFFYTRGGLSLAQKLIYSFVALNVILIVLGGVGILNLRMTQQMTRSIVTNRLAPLESLTQIQDKLRNIQLDIYQIRLTKSLTQELNYQSDIQNIETEIDTNVHTLSKSSVAKADRGQWNKFTNDLGTATTAIFNDFTNLNSASTTKMASTKDVSQTLTDLGKLVSFERNAANQTVQQGHSVYMRSLSISLIVILIALILSVILALFTLRATLRPVRVITSEMRKIAQNSGDLTKRLQIRSRDEFGQLADSFNAMIGSIQNIIKTISQSTDQMAATSQELSATSTEVMNISVQISDRTQGISSGAAEQQTATQEAMNMVTNMNEHLQTLRENAEQVSASSAGSKSTVERGHEAIEETSRQITTAASSINTLSEQVDSLGGQVGKINSIVELISGIADQSNLLALNASVEAARAGENGRSFAVVANEMRKMSQSSKDAALQIQKIAQHIRTEMGSVLTQMNSSKKVMDTGLETMGTSAVSFNEIATHVDQVHHQIEDSLNEIAELTNSAKGVQNSVVEVLKIAEGFSRSTEEVAAATEEQSATMEETVAAIDHVTRQAEALTTLIGQFTY encoded by the coding sequence ATGGTTAGAATACGCAAAATTCTCGGCTTTTTTTATACTCGCGGCGGACTATCTCTTGCGCAAAAGTTAATTTATTCATTCGTAGCTTTGAACGTTATTTTGATAGTTCTTGGGGGAGTGGGCATTCTTAACCTGAGGATGACCCAGCAAATGACGCGCTCAATTGTAACGAATCGTCTTGCACCCCTTGAATCTTTAACACAGATTCAAGATAAGTTAAGAAACATACAGCTTGACATATACCAGATAAGGCTTACAAAGTCACTCACTCAAGAGCTGAATTATCAATCAGACATTCAAAACATCGAGACAGAGATTGATACAAATGTACATACTCTTTCAAAGAGCAGCGTAGCAAAGGCGGACAGGGGACAGTGGAATAAATTTACGAACGATTTGGGCACCGCAACCACCGCAATTTTCAACGATTTTACGAATCTGAATTCAGCGAGTACCACAAAGATGGCTTCTACAAAAGACGTCAGTCAAACGCTGACCGATCTCGGTAAACTGGTTAGCTTTGAGCGCAATGCCGCAAACCAAACTGTGCAGCAGGGACACAGTGTTTATATGCGGTCCCTTTCGATTTCTCTGATTGTTATTCTCATAGCCCTTATACTCAGTGTTATATTAGCTCTCTTCACTCTTAGAGCTACGTTACGTCCAGTGCGGGTCATTACGTCAGAAATGAGGAAAATCGCCCAAAACTCTGGAGACTTAACAAAGCGACTGCAGATTCGGTCGAGGGATGAATTTGGTCAGTTGGCAGATTCGTTTAACGCTATGATTGGAAGCATTCAAAACATCATTAAAACGATTTCGCAGAGCACCGACCAAATGGCAGCGACTTCACAGGAGCTTTCAGCCACGTCCACTGAAGTGATGAATATTTCTGTTCAAATTTCCGACCGTACGCAAGGCATATCCTCCGGTGCCGCCGAGCAGCAAACAGCGACACAAGAGGCAATGAATATGGTTACAAATATGAACGAACACCTTCAAACACTTCGTGAAAACGCGGAGCAAGTGTCTGCATCATCTGCTGGATCGAAGTCCACCGTTGAGCGTGGTCACGAAGCCATCGAAGAAACATCCAGACAGATTACGACAGCAGCTAGTTCCATTAATACACTCAGTGAACAAGTGGACAGTCTAGGCGGCCAGGTAGGGAAAATCAATTCAATTGTTGAACTGATTAGCGGTATTGCAGACCAAAGCAATCTTCTCGCGCTGAATGCTTCTGTGGAAGCTGCAAGAGCGGGAGAGAACGGTCGCAGCTTTGCGGTGGTTGCAAATGAAATGCGGAAGATGTCGCAGAGCTCAAAAGATGCAGCCCTACAAATCCAAAAGATTGCACAGCACATTCGGACAGAAATGGGCAGCGTCTTGACGCAAATGAATAGCAGCAAAAAAGTCATGGACACAGGTTTGGAAACAATGGGCACCTCCGCGGTTTCATTTAACGAAATTGCGACACATGTCGACCAAGTTCACCATCAGATTGAAGACTCGCTGAATGAAATTGCAGAACTGACGAATAGTGCCAAGGGAGTACAGAACTCGGTGGTAGAAGTGCTAAAAATCGCTGAAGGGTTTTCGCGCAGCACCGAAGAAGTGGCTGCTGCGACGGAGGAGCAATCCGCAACGATGGAAGAAACGGTTGCAGCCATTGACCATGTGACTCGACAGGCAGAAGCATTAACAACACTCATTGGACAATTCACGTACTGA
- a CDS encoding N,N-dimethylformamidase beta subunit family domain-containing protein, with the protein MTKLKTFRRISVFFSIASLTVIPLAGCNSNTAKPPGVINVSKNANSSLNNQSGNNESHVTRKVSNKRASQIKTKLTTTGLTIAQENRLPGTTAWRITRPAHGRIQGYASLDSVNQGGKLTFYVSTWYTGTLYNIKIFRMGYYQGKGGRLMKTTPLLKSRAQGWWNSKSGGHHLPQQKNPKGFLHLNWKPSYQLKVPPSWVSGYYLALLTDAHGYQSYIPFIVRSDTQPHEFLVDVPVNTWQAYNYWGDWSFYGHYAKTTRKQKGYAGNNAIEVSFNRPYSADNGAGLTFLEYPTVYWMEKEGYNVSYTTSVALDEGTTQWTPKGFISVGHDEYWTGKMRNRVTHMLNSGVNLAFLGANDMYWKVRYSDNHRTLIGYRWESKRDPLRGTPEQTGGWRYIGNPESTLLGQMYQGQPRGDNATWSDPNWIVSDPSNWLYKGLHVYKGEAVRNIIGWEYDSALSSTYSRKALHNKNDVIISASPVIDRAYKNKKEYMTTSIYKAKSGAYVFDAGTTWWGYGLSNPMHYQIYEGIAMKKPDYVSPSPIIQGVTRNLLNRFMEPAAKV; encoded by the coding sequence ATGACAAAATTAAAAACGTTCCGTCGTATCTCTGTCTTTTTCTCCATTGCTTCTCTGACGGTAATTCCGCTCGCTGGTTGCAACTCAAACACGGCAAAGCCACCGGGTGTAATTAATGTGTCTAAAAATGCAAATTCAAGCCTGAATAACCAATCTGGAAATAATGAAAGTCACGTGACGAGGAAGGTTTCCAATAAAAGAGCGAGTCAGATTAAGACCAAACTAACAACCACAGGTTTGACGATAGCTCAAGAAAATAGATTACCTGGTACGACTGCTTGGAGAATTACTCGGCCAGCCCATGGTAGAATTCAAGGTTACGCGTCATTGGATAGTGTCAACCAAGGAGGTAAACTCACATTCTACGTTAGTACATGGTACACTGGAACGTTGTACAACATCAAAATTTTCCGTATGGGGTATTACCAGGGCAAAGGTGGTCGACTGATGAAGACCACTCCTCTGTTAAAAAGTCGCGCTCAGGGATGGTGGAACTCGAAATCCGGAGGACATCACCTTCCGCAACAAAAGAATCCAAAAGGATTTCTGCACTTGAACTGGAAGCCGTCATATCAACTGAAAGTTCCGCCGTCTTGGGTAAGCGGCTACTATCTCGCGTTGCTTACAGATGCGCACGGTTACCAAAGCTATATACCGTTCATTGTTCGTTCTGACACTCAGCCTCACGAATTTCTCGTTGACGTGCCCGTCAATACTTGGCAGGCATACAATTATTGGGGTGACTGGTCTTTCTACGGTCATTATGCTAAGACCACGAGAAAACAAAAGGGGTACGCGGGTAATAACGCGATTGAGGTATCCTTTAACCGCCCCTATTCGGCCGATAATGGTGCTGGACTGACATTTCTAGAGTACCCGACGGTGTATTGGATGGAGAAAGAAGGATACAACGTTTCCTACACGACTAGTGTTGCTTTGGATGAGGGTACAACGCAATGGACACCGAAAGGATTTATTTCCGTTGGACACGACGAGTACTGGACGGGAAAGATGCGTAACCGTGTCACCCATATGCTCAACAGCGGCGTTAATCTTGCATTTCTCGGTGCGAATGATATGTATTGGAAAGTTCGATACAGTGACAATCATCGGACTTTAATTGGATATCGGTGGGAGTCGAAACGTGATCCCCTTCGTGGAACCCCAGAGCAAACTGGCGGATGGCGCTATATTGGGAATCCAGAAAGTACTTTACTTGGTCAGATGTATCAAGGTCAGCCTCGAGGCGATAACGCTACGTGGTCTGATCCGAATTGGATTGTCTCAGACCCTTCTAATTGGTTATACAAGGGTCTGCATGTTTATAAGGGAGAAGCAGTACGCAATATAATTGGCTGGGAATATGACTCTGCGCTGAGTTCCACATACAGCCGCAAAGCACTGCATAACAAAAATGATGTGATTATCTCCGCTTCGCCAGTCATCGACCGTGCTTATAAAAATAAAAAGGAGTACATGACGACTTCCATTTATAAAGCAAAATCTGGCGCCTATGTGTTTGACGCAGGCACGACTTGGTGGGGGTATGGATTGTCCAATCCGATGCATTATCAGATTTACGAAGGCATTGCGATGAAGAAGCCAGATTACGTTTCGCCGTCACCAATCATTCAAGGTGTAACTCGCAACTTGCTAAACCGGTTCATGGAACCTGCAGCAAAAGTCTAG
- a CDS encoding DUF4396 domain-containing protein produces the protein MPIWLQSVMYLWFALSIISFITVIVDIPGKSVGMPIMKIVWPLTTLYMGIAGLYAYWNFGRNTPMMHHGQESRRHGHHDAHHEPSESMHHHRSVDTRTNNVNLGGQRNHHAQDSHSSKPFWQSVFVSSTHCGGGCTLGDAIGGPLVFSLGLVVAGSSLFADYIVEFLLAYIFGIAFQYFGMGFSNLESLAKGLKNAVKADTFSLTAYEVGMFGWMALVHVFFVPIPQPNHLLYWFMMQVAMMIGFLTSYPANWVLVRMGIKHAM, from the coding sequence ATGCCGATATGGCTGCAATCTGTCATGTACCTTTGGTTTGCGCTGAGCATTATCTCTTTTATCACCGTAATAGTTGACATTCCGGGTAAGTCTGTAGGAATGCCAATCATGAAAATTGTTTGGCCCTTAACGACTCTGTATATGGGCATTGCAGGGCTTTACGCCTATTGGAATTTTGGTCGGAATACACCCATGATGCATCACGGTCAGGAGAGTCGCAGGCACGGACACCATGACGCGCATCACGAGCCGAGCGAATCAATGCACCATCACAGGTCTGTCGACACACGGACTAATAATGTGAATTTAGGCGGGCAAAGAAACCATCATGCACAAGACAGTCACAGCAGCAAGCCGTTTTGGCAAAGTGTATTTGTGTCGTCGACACATTGCGGCGGTGGATGTACCCTTGGTGATGCAATAGGCGGACCACTTGTTTTTTCATTGGGCTTGGTTGTAGCGGGATCGTCATTGTTTGCAGACTATATCGTTGAATTTCTATTAGCGTATATTTTTGGCATTGCGTTTCAGTACTTTGGCATGGGATTCTCAAATTTAGAGTCTCTTGCTAAAGGACTGAAGAATGCGGTCAAGGCAGATACCTTTTCATTGACTGCCTATGAAGTTGGAATGTTCGGTTGGATGGCGTTGGTACACGTTTTCTTTGTTCCCATTCCACAACCCAATCATCTTCTCTACTGGTTCATGATGCAGGTGGCAATGATGATTGGTTTTTTGACAAGTTATCCAGCAAATTGGGTCCTGGTTAGAATGGGAATCAAGCATGCTATGTAA
- a CDS encoding heavy-metal-associated domain-containing protein, with translation MTTATIPVQGMTCQGCVNSVTKALNTVDGVNKVEVSLENNQAKVTYDEAKASVLELKTAIEDAGYDVE, from the coding sequence ATGACTACTGCAACGATTCCGGTTCAGGGTATGACCTGTCAAGGTTGTGTAAACTCGGTAACAAAAGCGCTCAATACCGTCGATGGTGTCAATAAAGTAGAGGTGAGCTTGGAAAATAATCAGGCAAAAGTTACTTATGATGAGGCCAAAGCAAGTGTATTAGAGTTAAAAACAGCAATTGAAGATGCTGGCTACGACGTAGAATGA
- a CDS encoding MFS transporter: MGTVLLQTSHSTDMKSIKKSVFWIYYVIFFAVLNESIFNVATPTIAKQFALNTAGVSWVVTIFFIIFGLGTVIYGKLADIYSIKTLITIGIVMYSIGSLAGFVLHSWFLAVIVARAIQGAGGSALPALVFIIVARFFTQQERGKMFGIITSTVSFAIGIGPVLGGYIAGSWNWMYLFLMPLPILISIPFFRRFLPDEPRRPGKLDVRGALWLAVAVSSLILFTIESQWIYAVVTGIALVLFILRILRVKEPFVAPALFKNTRYRNALVIGFLIFGTVMSAMFVTPLMLSKIYQLDTQEIGLVMFPGAFSAVIFGRVAGQMTVKRGSHFVVYLGLLLLAGSLILVSGSIGGWVWFIAVYLVTLYVGFSFVQTALTESVTEVLDKDQIGVGMGLYNMVSIVAGAIVTALVAKVMTQKIFVFRMNPFLSDTYAFPYGNLILMLSIVVMVSALLYFLSFGKRISQTEDEAV; the protein is encoded by the coding sequence ATGGGAACTGTTTTGCTCCAAACATCTCACTCGACGGACATGAAGAGTATTAAGAAGAGTGTCTTTTGGATCTACTATGTGATTTTTTTTGCCGTATTGAATGAATCCATATTTAATGTTGCGACACCGACTATTGCAAAACAATTTGCGTTAAATACAGCCGGCGTAAGCTGGGTCGTGACCATTTTTTTTATTATTTTTGGATTGGGCACAGTCATCTACGGTAAATTGGCGGACATTTATAGTATCAAAACTCTCATCACAATTGGAATTGTTATGTATAGCATTGGGTCCTTAGCTGGATTTGTTTTGCACTCTTGGTTTCTCGCAGTAATTGTGGCCCGGGCCATTCAGGGAGCCGGCGGTTCGGCGTTGCCGGCCCTTGTGTTTATCATCGTAGCCCGGTTTTTTACTCAGCAGGAACGAGGTAAAATGTTTGGCATTATCACGTCCACGGTGTCTTTTGCCATTGGGATTGGGCCTGTCCTTGGGGGGTATATCGCCGGGTCATGGAACTGGATGTATTTGTTTCTCATGCCATTACCGATTCTCATCTCCATACCATTTTTTCGTAGATTCCTGCCCGATGAACCACGAAGACCGGGAAAACTGGATGTTAGGGGAGCTCTTTGGTTGGCAGTTGCAGTCTCCTCTTTGATTCTGTTTACAATCGAGTCTCAGTGGATTTACGCCGTCGTGACAGGAATTGCGCTGGTGTTGTTTATTCTGAGAATACTTAGGGTGAAGGAACCGTTTGTCGCCCCAGCGCTCTTTAAGAATACTCGCTATCGAAACGCACTAGTGATTGGCTTTCTCATATTTGGAACGGTAATGTCAGCCATGTTTGTGACGCCGCTTATGTTGAGCAAGATTTATCAGTTGGACACGCAAGAAATTGGACTTGTGATGTTCCCTGGGGCGTTTAGCGCCGTTATCTTCGGTAGGGTAGCCGGCCAGATGACAGTGAAACGCGGAAGTCACTTTGTAGTCTATTTGGGACTTTTGCTCCTCGCAGGAAGTCTCATCCTGGTGTCCGGGTCCATTGGTGGATGGGTTTGGTTCATCGCTGTATACCTTGTTACTCTGTATGTGGGTTTTTCCTTTGTGCAAACGGCCCTGACTGAAAGTGTCACTGAAGTCTTGGACAAAGATCAGATTGGTGTTGGCATGGGGCTTTATAATATGGTTTCGATTGTTGCAGGAGCCATTGTGACGGCACTGGTTGCCAAAGTAATGACGCAGAAGATCTTTGTCTTTCGAATGAATCCATTTCTATCAGATACCTACGCGTTTCCATACGGCAATCTCATCTTGATGCTTAGCATCGTGGTCATGGTGAGTGCGCTTCTATACTTTCTATCTTTTGGGAAGCGCATTTCACAGACGGAAGATGAAGCAGTGTAA
- a CDS encoding SRPBCC family protein, protein MNEHFAIHNTFAIERVYNASPMRVFAAWANPKQKEEWFLKADDFDFRVGGEESHQGGPAAGPLYTFHAWYHDIVPNERIVYTYTLDTDGRRMSTSVATVEFKPEGTGTKLIYTEQGVFLDGLDTPAQREQGTSEMLDKLDKQLEKKTRL, encoded by the coding sequence GTGAATGAACACTTTGCTATACACAACACATTCGCCATTGAACGAGTCTACAATGCCTCGCCGATGCGGGTCTTTGCTGCTTGGGCGAATCCTAAACAAAAAGAGGAATGGTTTCTAAAAGCAGATGATTTTGACTTTCGAGTCGGTGGCGAGGAAAGCCATCAAGGAGGTCCTGCTGCTGGCCCGCTATATACCTTTCATGCCTGGTACCACGACATTGTCCCAAACGAGCGGATTGTGTACACCTACACTTTGGACACGGACGGAAGGCGAATGTCGACTTCCGTAGCAACCGTCGAGTTCAAACCGGAGGGTACCGGGACGAAGCTGATTTATACGGAACAAGGTGTCTTTCTGGATGGACTGGATACTCCTGCTCAGCGCGAACAAGGTACCAGTGAGATGTTGGACAAACTCGACAAGCAGTTGGAGAAGAAAACCAGATTGTAA
- a CDS encoding MerR family transcriptional regulator, protein MIRHWKVGELAKLTGLTIRTLRFYDEIGLFSPSARSDTGHRLYSEADVLRLQQILSIKQLGLSLDEVKSVVNGERFSPLETVLLQIARLKDNIRMEQNLLSELEYVSSLMKLKEPVTVEEFIKLLEMMKKSHGTYITERRMTWERRLDMLGNLVDGHSDSLD, encoded by the coding sequence ATGATTAGACATTGGAAGGTGGGGGAGCTTGCCAAACTCACGGGACTTACGATACGAACATTGCGATTCTATGATGAAATCGGCTTGTTCTCACCTTCGGCACGTTCCGATACTGGACACAGGCTGTACAGTGAAGCCGATGTGTTGCGACTGCAGCAAATTCTGTCGATAAAACAGCTCGGATTGTCGCTGGATGAGGTGAAATCTGTAGTAAACGGCGAGCGTTTTAGTCCGCTGGAAACTGTATTGTTGCAAATCGCCCGTCTGAAAGACAATATCCGCATGGAACAAAATCTTTTGTCCGAGTTGGAGTACGTATCCAGCCTGATGAAGCTGAAGGAACCCGTGACAGTGGAAGAGTTCATAAAATTACTGGAAATGATGAAAAAGAGTCATGGAACATATATCACCGAACGTCGGATGACATGGGAACGCCGTTTGGATATGCTGGGCAATCTCGTAGACGGACATTCTGACAGTCTAGATTAA